Part of the Leptolyngbya sp. BL0902 genome, CACCTTCCTCTACCTGCGCGGGCTAGACCTGAATGTCTATGCCCAGGTGGGGCTGGTGATGCTGATCGGCCTTGCCAGCAAAAACGCCATCCTAATTGTGGAATTTGCCAACCAAGCCCGCAGCGAAGGGATGGGCATCTTCCCCGCCGCCATCAGCGCCGCCGAGCAGCGGTTTCGCCCCATCATCATGACCGCCATTTCTTCCCTGGTGGGCTTCTTCCCCCTGCTGATTGCCACGGGGGCGGGCAGCGCCAGCCGTTGGTCGGTGGGCTACACCGTGTTTGGCGGCTTGTTGGTGGCCACGGTGCTCAGTCTGCTGGTGGTTCCCGTCCTCTACGTCATCTTCAAGCAGCTTGAGGACTGGCTCTTTGTCTGGGAGCACACTGCCGCCCCGGCGTTGCCCAAACCCGACCCCGACTATGCCTCCAATGACCCTGCTCATCGACCCTGACAACCCCTTGCACCCCTGGACAGGCTAAGGGAGTGTCCAAAGCCTCTATCCCCGTGCCATAGTGACAACAGCGATTCCCTTGACCTAGCCCCATGACAACCCCCGACATCCAGTGGTACCCCGGACACATTGCCAAGGCCGAAAAAGCCCTGGTAGACCAACTCAGCCGGGTGGATGTGGTGCTGGAGGTACGGGATGCCCGGATTCCTTTGGCGACTCAGCATCCCAGCGTCAACGGTTGGGTAGGAGACAAACCTAGGGTGCTCGTCCTCAACCGGGTAGACATGATTTCCCCGGAGGCCAGGGAGGGCTGGGAAACCTGGTTTCGGCAGCAGGGGGAGGTGGCCCTCTTTACCAATGCCCAGCAGGGCCAAGGGGTAAAGGCCATCGCCAAAGCGGCCCAAGCGGCTGGCGAAGCCGTCAACCAACGACGACAGGCACGGGGCATGAAGCCTCGCCCCATCCGCGCCGTGGTGATTGGCTTCCCTAACGTGGGCAAGTCGGCATTGATTAACCGTTTGTTGAATCGCAAAGTGGTGGCCAGCGCCCGTCGTGCCGGAATTACCCGCCAGTTGCGATGGGTGCGCGTTTCTGGAGAATTAGACTTGCTGGACGCGCCGGGGGTGATTCCCGCCCGGTTGGATGACCAAACTGCCGCCCTCAAACTGGCCATCTGCGACGACATTGGCGAAGCCGCCTACGACACTCAACGCACCGCCGCCGCCTTTTTAGAAATCCTCAAAACCCTAGAACAGCGACGGGTTCCCGATGATTACCAAGCCGTGCTACATCAGCGCTACGGCATCATGCTGGCCGACCACACCGGGGAAAGCTTTGTGGCTGAAGTGGCCGCTCGCAAGTTTCAGGACGACAAAGAACGCACCGCCAAACGCATCCTCAACGACTTTCGTACCGGGCTGCTCGGTGCCTGGATTTTGGAATGGCCTCCAGTGGGCTAGGGGGTTTTCCCACATCCCTAGAGTCCGGCCTCCAGGGTCACGCTACACTGTGGGTCAGTTCCAACCGGACGACCCGTTCCGATGGACATCCTATTCTTGAAACCGTATTGACACTATGCCTTGGTCTCGCATCATCAGTGGGCTGGTTGCCATTCTCATCGCCCTCGCCATGATTCTCCTGGGGGGCTGGTATTTTACCCTGGGGTTTGGGGTGATTATTTGGCTCGGCCAGCGGGAGATCTTTGAGCTGGTACAGGCCAAGAGCATTGTCCCTGCCACTAAAACCACCTTGGTCGTAAGCCAGTTGGTCTTGCTTGCCGCCCACTTTGTGCCCCACCTGGCCGATGCTCTCCTGCCCTTGGGGGGAACGTTTATCTGTTTCTACCTGTTGTTTCAGCCCCAGGTGGCCACCATTGCCGACGTGGCTGCTTCCATTTTGGGTCTGTTCTACGGCGGCTACCTGCCTAGCTTCTGGGTACGGCTGCGCGATCTAGGAGATAACGTCGGTTCGCTACCCCTGGGGGGCTACTGGCCCGACCACTGGCCCCCAGCCCTTGATCAGCTACCCCCAGGGCTCACCCTCACCCTGATTGCCTTTGGCTGCATTTGGGCCTCCGACATTGGAGCCTACACCGCTGGCAAGGTGATCGGCAAAACGCCCCTGTCCAACATCAGCCCCAAGAAAACTGTGGAGGGTGCGGCCTTTGGCATGGCCGGAAGCATGGCGGTGGGGTTGGCCGGGGCCTACTGGCTCAGTTGGCCGTTGTGGCCCCTCTCCGGTGCGGCCCTAGGGCTGATGATCGGCATCTCCAGTCTCCTAGGCGACCTCACCGAATCCCTGATGAAACGGGATGCCGGGGTCAAGGACTCTGGCGACCTCATTCCTGGGCACGGTGGCATCCTCGACCGTACCGACAGCTACGTCTTCACCGGAGCTCTGGTGTTCTATTTTGTCACCCTCTTTCTGCCCCTGCTAGATAGCTAGCGGCGGAATGGCTAGGAAGGACGACGGGGTGGACGGCCAAAGCTGGGGAGCTGAACCGCAGCCAAAGAAGCTAGTTTCCGCTGGGGGCGCGGCGGATGGGCAGCGGGCATTGAGGCCGCCGCCGCCCTTTGCAGCGGACGCTCGGCCTCAGCCCAGATCGGCGGAGTTGGGGCCGGAGACGCAGCCACAGCCGCCTTATCAACCTGCCCAAACGCTTCGGGCGGATCGAGAGGCGCTTCCTTAGCCGATGGGTCGGCAGGCACCGAGAGCGGCGCACCCCAGGGAGACGGCTCGGTGAATTCGGGGGTTGGTTCGTTACCAGCCGCTTGCCAGGGGTCGGCAACGGGGGAAAATCCCGAATCTAGGGAGATGGGATCGGGGCGGATGGCGGTGTCCCGAGACGTTGGGTCTGCACTGGGATTGCCCTCTGCCACTGGGGGAGTGGGCGCAGCCGGGGGCGTGATCGCCTCTGGTGCAGATGGCTGAAAGAACTCCGCCGCCAAGGGCATGGCAGGCCGTGGAGCCACTGCTCTACTCTCTTGCTCCACGGCTGGGGCACTGGCCGCAGGATTTCTGAGCCCTTGGAGGAGGCTAGTCAGGGCATCTGTCTGATCTGCCGCCACACTGGACGCCGCCCAGGGCTGAATTTGCTGGGCCTTGGGCATGGTCACGGGCTGAGCCTGAGCGACGGCGGCGGGCTGAATCTCCTCAAAAGCAGCGGGGCTGGCGCTGGCACTGGCAACAGCGGG contains:
- the ylqF gene encoding ribosome biogenesis GTPase YlqF, yielding MTTPDIQWYPGHIAKAEKALVDQLSRVDVVLEVRDARIPLATQHPSVNGWVGDKPRVLVLNRVDMISPEAREGWETWFRQQGEVALFTNAQQGQGVKAIAKAAQAAGEAVNQRRQARGMKPRPIRAVVIGFPNVGKSALINRLLNRKVVASARRAGITRQLRWVRVSGELDLLDAPGVIPARLDDQTAALKLAICDDIGEAAYDTQRTAAAFLEILKTLEQRRVPDDYQAVLHQRYGIMLADHTGESFVAEVAARKFQDDKERTAKRILNDFRTGLLGAWILEWPPVG
- a CDS encoding phosphatidate cytidylyltransferase, giving the protein MPWSRIISGLVAILIALAMILLGGWYFTLGFGVIIWLGQREIFELVQAKSIVPATKTTLVVSQLVLLAAHFVPHLADALLPLGGTFICFYLLFQPQVATIADVAASILGLFYGGYLPSFWVRLRDLGDNVGSLPLGGYWPDHWPPALDQLPPGLTLTLIAFGCIWASDIGAYTAGKVIGKTPLSNISPKKTVEGAAFGMAGSMAVGLAGAYWLSWPLWPLSGAALGLMIGISSLLGDLTESLMKRDAGVKDSGDLIPGHGGILDRTDSYVFTGALVFYFVTLFLPLLDS